From bacterium:
TTTGAGATAAAAAAGGGTTTTAAGAAAAAGGAGAAATTCTTGACATAACAAAAGGACCTTCAAAATTAAAACCTTGACTTTGAAGAAGGGAATTTATTAAAATTTTCTCCTTATGGAAAATATAAGGATTTTTTCTGGAAGGGCAAATAAGCCATTGGCAGAGGAGATAAGCAGCTATCTTGGAATTCCCCTTTCAGAGATAGAGGTATCAGATTTTGCAGATGGTGAGACATATGTAAAGATAAAGGAAAATGTAAGGGGTGCTGATGTATATGTAATTCAGCCAACCTCGCCTCCTACAAATGCAAATCTTATGGAGCTTTTAATTATCATAGATGCCCTAAAGAGGTCTTCTGCAAGAAGAATTACCGCGGTTATCCCATATTTTGGCTATGGAAGGCAGGATAGAAAGGTTGAGCCAAGGGTTCCTATTACATCAAAGCTTGCCGCAAATCTTATTACCACAGCGGGTGCCTCAAGGATATTAACCATGGATTTACATGCAGGACAGATTCAAGGCTTTTTTGACATTCCCGTAGACCATCTTTTTTCATCCCCTATTATTATTGAATATCTCAAGAAAAAATCTGATGAACTTGTAATTGTCTCACCCGATACAGGTGGTGTTGAAAGGGCAAGGGCAATTGCAAAGAGGCTTGATGCAGGGCTAGGCATTATTGATAAAAGGAGGCCAGAGAAGAATAAATCAGAGGTTTTAAATGTGATTGGTGATGTTTCTTCTAAAAATGTTGTTATCTTTGATGATTTAATTGATACAGGAGGAACCGTGGTAAATGCAGCATCTGCTCTGAAAAAAGCAGGAGCTATCTCTGTCTGTTGTGCGGTTACCCATCCTATTCTTTCGGGGAGAGCACAGGAAAGATTGGAAGGAGGAGAGATAGAAGAGGTTATTGTTTGTAATACAATTCCTATTAAGAAGCTAAAATGCAAAAAGATAAGGGTTTTATCGGTGGCAAGGCTTTTTGGAGAGGCTATAAAGAGGACAAATGAGGAAACCTCTATAAGCTCCTTGTTTGACTAATTATGGAAGAATTAAAGGTAGAAGAAAGAAAAATAGGGACAAAAGGAGAGATTAACAAACTAAGGAGGAATGGATTTATTCCAGGGATTATATATGGACAAGATAAACCAAACCTTCCCATCTATCTTTCAAAAAGGGAATTTCTCTCTATATTACACAAGGGAAAAAGCCCCCTATTTTCTCTGGTAATAGGAAGAAAAAAAGAATATGCAATTGTAAAGGAAAAGCAAATAAACCCTTTAAAGAATGAAATTATCCACCTAGATTTTATGAGGGTTGGCTTAAAAGAGAAGATAGAGGTTAAGGTTGGAATAAGGGCAATGGGAACTCCGCAAGGTGTAAAGGAGGGAGGGGTTCTTGAACAGCTTGTCTATGAACTTAATATAAAATGCCCTGCACAAAGCATACCAGAGGCAATTGATGTGAATGTAGAAGACCTAAAAATAGGTGATATACTTCACATAAAAGATTTCCCGGAATATGAAGGAATAGAAATTCTTGAGGATAAAGAAAAAATTGTGTTTTCTGTTATTCCTCCAAAGGTAGAGGCACCACCTACAGAGATAAAAGAAGAATTAGCAGAGCCAGAGGTTATTAAGAAGGGGAAGAAAGAGGAAGAGGAAGTAGAAGAGTAAAAGAGGCGTAGCACCAATGATTCTTTTTGTAGGATTAGGAAATCCAGAGCCTTCCTATAAAGACACAAGACATAATTTGGGATTTAAGGCAATTGACCTTTTAAGCACAAAAACAAAGATAGGGCTAAAAAAGGAAGATAATTGTCTTATAGGATTTGGAAAAATAGAGGGTATAGATGTAGCCCTAGCAAAGCCCCTTTGTTTTATGAATGAGAGTGGAGGCCCTATTTTCTCTATATATAAAAAATTAAATCCAGATGCAATGATTGTCATTCACGATGATATGGATATTACCCCAGGAAGAATAAAGATAAAAAAAGGAGGTCAATCAGCTGGTCATAGGGGCATTTTATCCATAATCCATAGCTTTGGAAGGGATGATTTTTTAAGGATAAGAATAGGGATTGGAAAGCCAACAGGGAATGGAAGGGATTATGTTCTCTCTCCTCCTCATAAAGAGGAAGAAAAGATGCTTGAGGATGCTTGTAATATGGCAGCTGATGCTTGTTTTATGATTGCAAAAAACGGGATAAAAAAGGCAATGGATAAATACAATGCAAAATGCAAAAGTCAAAATGCAAAATAAGGTGATGATTAAAATTATTCCAGAGCTTTGCACCGGTTGTGGGAAGTGTATAAAGGCCTGCCCTTTTGGGTTAATTGAGATAAAAGAGAAAAAAGCCTTTATAAAGGATGGGTGCAACCTTTGCTCTATGTGCCTTAATGCCTGTAAGCCAA
This genomic window contains:
- a CDS encoding ribose-phosphate pyrophosphokinase, which codes for MENIRIFSGRANKPLAEEISSYLGIPLSEIEVSDFADGETYVKIKENVRGADVYVIQPTSPPTNANLMELLIIIDALKRSSARRITAVIPYFGYGRQDRKVEPRVPITSKLAANLITTAGASRILTMDLHAGQIQGFFDIPVDHLFSSPIIIEYLKKKSDELVIVSPDTGGVERARAIAKRLDAGLGIIDKRRPEKNKSEVLNVIGDVSSKNVVIFDDLIDTGGTVVNAASALKKAGAISVCCAVTHPILSGRAQERLEGGEIEEVIVCNTIPIKKLKCKKIRVLSVARLFGEAIKRTNEETSISSLFD
- a CDS encoding 50S ribosomal protein L25; the encoded protein is MEELKVEERKIGTKGEINKLRRNGFIPGIIYGQDKPNLPIYLSKREFLSILHKGKSPLFSLVIGRKKEYAIVKEKQINPLKNEIIHLDFMRVGLKEKIEVKVGIRAMGTPQGVKEGGVLEQLVYELNIKCPAQSIPEAIDVNVEDLKIGDILHIKDFPEYEGIEILEDKEKIVFSVIPPKVEAPPTEIKEELAEPEVIKKGKKEEEEVEE
- the pth gene encoding aminoacyl-tRNA hydrolase → MILFVGLGNPEPSYKDTRHNLGFKAIDLLSTKTKIGLKKEDNCLIGFGKIEGIDVALAKPLCFMNESGGPIFSIYKKLNPDAMIVIHDDMDITPGRIKIKKGGQSAGHRGILSIIHSFGRDDFLRIRIGIGKPTGNGRDYVLSPPHKEEEKMLEDACNMAADACFMIAKNGIKKAMDKYNAKCKSQNAK